In Castanea sativa cultivar Marrone di Chiusa Pesio chromosome 6, ASM4071231v1, a single window of DNA contains:
- the LOC142640285 gene encoding uncharacterized protein LOC142640285, with translation MGLPASPRDLATFGNSIDITRIRYKDFKDLLWYLIFIKHVNRDLLALIVIVAWCMWFYRNKTRLGNPRQPSREILHKACLILEEFQLAHFRKPHHRQAQDSSWVPSTYSYYKINADAAIFNNSVGIGIVVRDHEGSVTAAMSKHLQLPLGPLEAEAKAMEEAISFAWDIGVRDVIFETNCSTVSEALNGSTTPPVTIVNLIMDVHHRLQDFR, from the coding sequence ATGGGACTACCAGCGAGCCCGCGAGACTTGGCAACTTTCGGGAATTCCATTGATATCACTAGAATTCGCTACAAGGACTTTAAAGACCTCCTATGGTACCTTATCTTTATCAAACATGTAAACAGAGACTTGCTTGCACTCATTGTTATCGTAGCTTGGTGCATGTGGTTCTACAGAAACAAAACACGCCTAGGCAATCCAAGACAACCTAGCCGTGAAATCCTCCACAAAGCCTGCCTCATCCTGGAAGAGTTCCAACTTGCCCATTTCCGGAAGCCTCATCACCGACAAGCCCAAGACTCAAGTTGGGTCCCCTCAACCTACTCATACTACAAAATCAACGCTGATGCTGCTATTTTCAATAACTCAGTCGGCATTGGTATTGTAGTCCGGGACCACGAGGGATCGGTGACAGCAGCCATGAGTAAACACCTTCAGCTACCCTTGGGCCCACTGGAGGCTGAAGCCAAGGCAATGGAAGAAGCTATCTCTTTTGCATGGGATATCGGAGTTCGAGATGTTATTTTTGAGACAAATTGTAGCACTGTCTCTGAAGCTCTCAATGGGTCCACCACACCCCCTGTTACTATTGTCAACCTCATTATGGATGTTCATCATAGACTACAAGATTTTAGATAA
- the LOC142639069 gene encoding exportin-2-like: protein MEWNFETLKFLSQCFLHTLSPDPESRRLAESSLSEAADRPNYGLAVLCFISYPSVDEKIRQAASVNFINYLRARWTPASPDESSPLIPDSEKAKIKALIVRFMLSSTPKIQSQLSEALALIGKHDFPKSWPTLLPELFVKLEEAWQASNYASINGILGTANFIFEKFPYQCKTDGRLRSLKYFLEGFAMLSSEIFLKTAALIDSAATVRPAAVIEPLFKTQRLCCRILYSLNFQELPELFEEHMKVCMTEFGKYLITSYPVLERSGNGLAIVDELRAAVCENINLYMEKNEEEFQVYLSDFVRAVWSLLGTVTQSSSRDQLAVTAIKFLTTVSTSAHHALFAGEGVIPLIWHRIVVPNVRLREEDEKLFELNYVEFIRRDIEGSDTRRRIACDLLKGIATNYKQQVTELVSRQIQHLLTSFAANPVANWKDKDFAIYLVVSLATQKAGGSLVSTDLVDVQRFFASAIVPELKGQDVNGFPMLKAGALKFFTMFRNQVSKEPSIQIFRDFDWPLFAELELNIAHWWSMESTNQIFRVLVPFLVAKSNVVRSYAADCIEKLLLVKDDWGGARYTANNIASFFVELMTNLFNASKFPEFEENPYIMKCIMRVLGVAEISSEVAGNCTSELTSILLEVCKNPKNPVFNHYLFESIAILVKRTCERDPSLILAFAAGLFPSLQLILGNGVTELFPYAFQLLAQVIELNRPPIPPGYMQIFENLLSPEPWKKASNVPALVRLLQAFLQKAPHELKQEGRLIKVLEIFNTLISSTSTAEQGFYVLKTIIESLEYDVIEPNICNIWAILFGQLQKWRAVKFLKSFLILMSLFVVKHGSMKLVDSMNSVQANIFSLVVKQLWLPNLERITGAIELKLTAVASTRCIEFLGESPALLDVANVELCGKMLNSTVTLLSRPEQDRVEEEQEMPDIAENVGYTATFVRLYNAGKKEEDPLKDIKDPREVLVVSLAGLSSRSPGRYPQIINQYLDPANQAALLQLCNTYNCQIV from the coding sequence ATGGAGTGGAACTTCGAAACCCTAAAGTTCCTCTCCCAATGCTTCCTCCACACACTCTCCCCAGATCCCGAGTCCCGCCGTCTCGCCGAGTCCTCGCTCTCCGAAGCCGCCGACAGGCCCAACTACGGCCTCGCCGTCCTCTGCTTCATCTCCTACCCCTCCGTCGACGAGAAGATCCGCCAAGCCGCCTCCGTCAATTTCATAAACTATCTCCGCGCCCGATGGACCCCGGCCTCTCCCGACGAATCCAGCCCCCTCATCCCCGACTCCGAAAAGGCCAAAATCAAAGCCCTAATCGTCCGCTTCATGCTCTCCTCCACTCCCAAAATCCAATCCCAGCTCAGCGAAGCCCTAGCTCTCATCGGCAAGCACGATTTCCCAAAATCCTGGCCCACATTGCTCCCGGAGCTCTTCGTCAAGCTCGAGGAGGCGTGGCAGGCCTCCAATTACGCCTCCATTAACGGTATTCTCGGCACTGCTAACTTTATCTTTGAGAAATTTCCTTATCAGTGCAAAACTGATGGTCGGTTGCGTAGCTTGAAATACTTTTTGGAAGGTTTCGCCATGCTTTCGTCAGAAATCTTTCTCAAAACTGCGGCTTTAATTGATTCTGCCGCCACGGTCAGGCCCGCGGCAGTGATTGAGCCGCTTTTCAAGACTCAGAGGTTGTGTTGTAGGATTCTCTACTCACTGAATTTTCAAGAATTGCCCGAGCTTTTCGAGGAACATATGAAAGTGTGTATGACTGAGTTTGGGAAATATCTAATTACTAGTTATCCTGTGCTTGAGAGAAGTGGAAATGGGTTAGCCATCGTCGATGAGCTTAGGGCCGCTGTGTGTGAGAATATTAATCTTTATATGGAAAAGAATGAGGAGGAGTTTCAGGTGTACTTGAGTGATTTTGTGCGTGCGGTTTGGAGTTTATTGGGGACTGTGACTCAATCTTCGAGTCGTGATCAATTGGCTGTGACTGCGATTAAGTTTTTGACCACGGTGAGCACGAGTGCGCACCATGCTTTGTTTGCAGGTGAGGGAGTGATACCGCTGATTTGGCACAGGATTGTGGTACCGAATGTGAGGTTGAGAGAGGAGGACGAGAAACTCTTTGAATTGAATTATGTTGAGTTCATTCGGAGGGATATTGAGGGCAGTGATACTAGGAGGAGAATTGCGTGTGACCTTCTTAAAGGGATTGCAACCAATTATAAGCAACAGGTCACTGAGTTAGTTTCTAGACAGATTCAGCATTTGTTAACTTCGTTTGCTGCAAACCCAGTTGCAAATTGGAAGGATAAGGACTTTGCCATATACTTAGTTGTCTCCCTTGCTACTCAGAAGGCTGGTGGTAGTTTGGTCTCAACAGATCTTGTTGATGTTCAGAGGTTTTTTGCTTCAGCTATTGTGCCAGAGTTGAAGGGTCAGGATGTGAATGGGTTTCCAATGCTTAAGGCAGGTGCACTGAAATTCTTTACAATGTTCAGGAATCAAGTATCAAAGGAACCTTCAATTCAGATTTTCCGAGATTTCGATTGGCCCCTTTTTGCAGAATTGGAATTGAATATAGCTCATTGGTGGTCAATGGAATCTACCAATCAGATTTTCAGAGTTTTGGTTCCGTTCCTTGTTGCAAAATCAAATGTAGTTCGTTCTTATGCTGCGGATTGTATTGAGAAACTGTTGCTGGTCAAGGATGATTGGGGTGGAGCTAGGTATACTGCAAACAACATTGCTTCGTTTTTTGTTGAGCTGATGACCAACCTATTTAATGCCTCCAAATTTCCAGAGTTTGAGGAGAATCCATATATAATGAAGTGTATCATGCGGGTTCTTGGGGTAGCAGAAATATCTTCTGAGGTTGCTGGAAATTGCACGTCTGAACTGACTTCTATTCTCTTGGAAGTTTGCAAAAACCCAAAGAATCCAGTTTTTAATCACTATCTGTTTGAGTCTATAGCCATTCTTGTCAAGCGGACGTGTGAGAGGGACCCGTCTCTTATATTAGCTTTTGCCGCAGGCCTCTTCCCTTCTCTCCAGCTGATATTGGGCAATGGTGTAACTGAATTATTTCCTTATGCGTTTCAGCTGCTGGCTCAGGTCATTGAATTGAATAGACCACCCATTCCTCCAGGCTACATGCAGATTTTTGAGAATCTCCTATCACCTGAGCCATGGAAAAAAGCTTCAAATGTCCCAGCACTTGTGCGTCTGCTTCAGGCCTTCCTTCAGAAGGCACCCCATGAGCTTAAGCAAGAGGGGAGGCTTATCAAGGTGCTTGAAATATTCAACACACTTATCTCATCGACTAGTACAGCTGAGCAGGGCTTCTATGTGCTCAAAACTATTATTGAGAGTCTTGAATACGATGTAATTGAACCCAACATTTGTAATATTTGGGCTATCCTTTTTGGACAGCTCCAAAAATGGAGAGCAGTAAAGTTTTTAAAGTCATTTTTGATACTTATGTCACTCTTTGTAGTCAAACATGGTTCTATGAAGCTTGTAGATTCAATGAATTCTGTTCAGGCCAACATATTTTCCCTGGTTGTGAAGCAGCTTTGGTTACCTAATCTTGAGCGGATCACTGGTGCCATTGAGCTTAAGTTGACTGCAGTTGCTTCAACCAGATGTATAGAGTTTCTGGGTGAATCTCCAGCTCTTTTGGATGTTGCAAATGTTGAACTGTGTGGAAAAATGCTCAACAGTACTGTCACTCTCCTTTCACGGCCAGAGCAAGATAGGGTTGAGGAGGAACAAGAAATGCCAGATATTGCAGAAAATGTGGGTTATACTGCTACCTTTGTCCGTCTTTACAATGCTGGGAAGAAAGAGGAGGATCCTTTGAAAGATATAAAGGATCCAAGGGAGGTTTTGGTAGTATCATTGGCTGGGCTTTCCTCCCGAAGTCCTGGAAGATACCCCCAGATCATCAATCAATATCTTGATCCAGCAAATCAAGCAGCATTACTTCAGCTTTGCAACACTTATAATTGCCAAATAGTTTGA